The Lachnospiraceae bacterium KM106-2 nucleotide sequence ATAATGAACTTCTCCCCAATACAGCTCGAATTGGTATTTTGGCTTTAGCGATTGCAACCTCAATTGCATCTTGATATACTTCTTGATCCTTAACTTTCATAGTTGAGTACCAATACTTCGTATTCAACTTGTCGATAACAGGTTCTAAGCAGGCATATGGAAGACAAATATTCATAAGTCCTTCCACATTGCCAATTTTGATATTCATTGTAATAATCGAAGTCATTTCACTTGGTGAAATAATTTGTGCAAACTGTGAATTGGTTTCAATTCTCTCTAATCGAGGTTCTATGTTAACAACACTTTGCCATGGCTCAGTTAATAAGTTTACACAGATCGTCATGATACGTTCAATGATAATAAGTTCAATTTCAGAAAATTCCCTTGCTTTCTCTAAAGGTTCTCCATTACCACCTAACATACGGTCGATAATTGAATAACCAATATTATCTGCAAGTTCAATTAATATACTTCCTTCTAATGGTGCAAAATTAACGATCGATAATAATACCGGGTTAGATAATGCATTTGTGAATTCTGAATATGTAACTGCTTCTGAATTCATAACTTCGATCTGAACATTCTTACGTAAATAAGCTGGTAGATGCGTTGATAGTAATCTTCCATAATGCTCAAATATAATTTCTAGTGTTCTTAAATGTTCCTTCGAAAACTTTGATGGCCTTGCAAAGTCATAATTTTTAACCATTTTCTCATTGGATTCTTTTAATTC carries:
- a CDS encoding flagellar motor switch protein FliM, producing the protein MGDVLSQSEIDNLLAAISSGELDTDELKESNEKMVKNYDFARPSKFSKEHLRTLEIIFEHYGRLLSTHLPAYLRKNVQIEVMNSEAVTYSEFTNALSNPVLLSIVNFAPLEGSILIELADNIGYSIIDRMLGGNGEPLEKAREFSEIELIIIERIMTICVNLLTEPWQSVVNIEPRLERIETNSQFAQIISPSEMTSIITMNIKIGNVEGLMNICLPYACLEPVIDKLNTKYWYSTMKVKDQEVYQDAIEVAIAKAKIPIRAVLGRSSLSVNDFINMQPGDIIRLGAKMDDELDVFVGNVKKFKAVPGSTSDSYAVRVTKVLKEE